The Sphingobacterium bambusae genome includes a window with the following:
- a CDS encoding GNAT family N-acetyltransferase produces the protein MSGIVTYIDIPVAVIGLLAVHVNHRDNKLGQILLIDALRRMIGISAVVGNHTVILGPINESAKNFYSKFGFI, from the coding sequence TTGTCGGGTATTGTAACGTATATTGACATTCCGGTTGCGGTCATCGGCCTTCTCGCTGTTCACGTTAATCATCGAGACAACAAATTAGGACAAATCCTGTTAATTGATGCATTAAGGCGCATGATTGGCATCAGTGCTGTTGTTGGTAACCATACCGTTATCCTAGGGCCGATTAATGAATCTGCTAAAAATTTTTACTCCAAATTTGGCTTTATCTAA
- a CDS encoding type II toxin-antitoxin system RelE/ParE family toxin has product MQQASNTTDLRKIKSLHFEKLEGSNLHYSIRVNIGWRIIFRIGKDGMVEVLYIEELNNHYG; this is encoded by the coding sequence ATGCAACAAGCTTCCAATACGACGGATCTTAGAAAGATCAAATCATTACACTTTGAAAAGCTTGAAGGCTCCAATCTTCATTACTCTATAAGAGTTAATATTGGATGGAGAATCATTTTTCGCATTGGAAAAGACGGAATGGTTGAAGTTTTATATATAGAAGAACTAAACAATCATTACGGCTAA
- a CDS encoding HigA family addiction module antitoxin, translating into MNNQVFNSEGAALNVKAFHPGEFLLEEILERNLLKKDVAKTLGIMPHHLSAIFKGDRNISPKLAIKIETLFDISAEYWMNMQTAYDLSKAREELFAEEH; encoded by the coding sequence ATGAACAATCAGGTCTTTAATTCGGAAGGCGCTGCATTAAATGTAAAAGCATTTCATCCGGGAGAATTTCTCTTGGAGGAAATACTGGAAAGAAATCTATTAAAAAAAGATGTCGCAAAAACTTTGGGTATTATGCCACATCATCTCAGCGCTATATTTAAAGGTGATAGAAACATATCACCGAAGTTGGCCATTAAAATAGAAACCCTATTTGACATAAGTGCCGAATATTGGATGAATATGCAGACGGCTTATGATCTCTCGAAAGCACGAGAAGAACTGTTTGCAGAGGAACACTAA